A genomic window from Gossypium hirsutum isolate 1008001.06 chromosome D12, Gossypium_hirsutum_v2.1, whole genome shotgun sequence includes:
- the LOC107947528 gene encoding cytochrome P450 703A2 — MELFTFALALLVGALVVNALWRWRLDWKSLFKTRKLPPGPPRWPIVGNLLQLSSLPHRDLASLCDKYGPLVYLRLGKVDAITTNDPDIIREILLRQDDVFASRPRTLAAVHLAYGCGDVALAPLGPHWKRMRRICMEHLLTTKRLESFAKHRADEAQHLVRDVSARAENGQLVNLREVLGAFSMNNVTRMLLGRQYFGAVSAGPSEAMEFMHITHELFWLLGVIYLGDYLPIWRWVDPYGCEKRMREVEKRVDDFHKRIIEEHRRARELKNKEYGKDDDYGEEMDFVDVLLSLPGEDGNPHMDDTDIKALIQDMIAAATDTSAVTNEWAMAEVIKHPRVLRKIQDELDSVVGPNRMVNESDLPHLNYLRCVIRETFRMHPAGPFLIPHESLRATTINGFYIPAKTRVFINTHGLGRNTKLWDDVESFRPERHWLADGARVEISHGADFKILPFSAGKRKCPGAPLGVTLVLMALARLFHCFDWAPRNGMRPEDINTMEVYGMTMPKAEPLMAMAKPRLADHVMF; from the exons ATGGAATTATTCACCTTTGCTTTGGCCCTTCTAGTCGGAGCTCTTGTTGTCAACGCCTTATGGCGATGGCGGCTCGACTGGAAATCGTTGTTTAAGACTAGAAAACTTCCTCCAGGTCCACCAAGGTGGCCTATAGTTGGCAATCTTCTTCAATTAAGCTCACTCCCACATAGGGACTTAGCTTCCTTATGTGACAAATACGGTCCACTAGTGTACCTCCGGCTCGGTAAGGTAGATGCCATCACCACGAATGACCCAGATATCATACGTGAAATACTTCTTCGCCAAGACGATGTCTTTGCTTCTAGGCCACGAACCCTAGCTGCCGTCCACCTTGCCTATGGGTGTGGTGATGTTGCCTTGGCTCCCTTAGGCCCGCATTGGAAACGTATGAGAAGAATATGTATGGAGCATTTACTAACAACAAAAAGGCTTGAATCATTCGCGAAACACCGAGCCGATGAAGCTCAACATTTGGTGCGAGATGTATCGGCCCGAGCCGAGAACGGGCAGCTCGTGAACCTAAGGGAAGTATTGGGTGCGTTTTCGATGAACAACGTGACTAGGATGTTACTAGGGAGGCAATATTTCGGGGCCGTATCCGCCGGCCCAAGTGAAGCCATGGAGTTCATGCACATAACACATGAATTGTTTTGGCTCTTAGGTGtgatctatttgggggattattTGCCCATTTGGAGGTGGGTGGATCCTTATGGATGTGAGAAAAGGATGAGGGAAGTGGAGAAAAGAGTGGATGATTTTCATAAAAGGATCATTGAAGAACATAGGAGGGCAAGGGAATTGAAAAACAAAGAATATGGAAAGGATGATGATTATGGTGAAGAAATGGATTTTGTTGATGTTTTATTGTCATTACCTGGTGAAGACGGAAATCCTCATATGGATGATACTGATATCAAAGCTCTAATTCAG GATATGATAGCTGCGGCAACAGATACATCGGCTGTGACCAACGAATGGGCAATGGCGGAAGTAATAAAGCATCCGCGTGTCCTCCGCAAAATCCAAGATGAGCTCGATTCAGTCGTGGGTCCCAACCGAATGGTCAACGAATCCGATCTACCTCACCTTAACTACCTACGCTGCGTAATACGTGAAACATTCCGCATGCACCCGGCCGGACCGTTTTTAATCCCACACGAGTCCCTTCGGGCCACGACCATCAACGGCTTTTACATCCCGGCTAAGACACGTGTCTTCATCAACACCCATGGGTTGGGCCGAAACACTAAATTATGGGACGATGTTGAATCGTTCAGGCCCGAGAGGCATTGGCTGGCTGATGGCGCTCGAGTCGAGATCAGCCACGGAGCTGATTTCAAAATCCTGCCTTTCAGCGCCGGGAAAAGGAAATGTCCCGGCGCGCCACTTGGAGTGACACTGGTGCTCATGGCTTTGGCTCGGCTCTTTCATTGCTTTGATTGGGCTCCCCGGAATGGTATGAGGCCCGAAGATATAAATACGATGGAAGTTTATGGGATGACTATGCCCAAAGCCGAGCCGTTAATGGCTATGGCTAAGCCGCGCTTGGCGGACCACGTcatgttttag
- the LOC107945870 gene encoding uncharacterized protein isoform X2: MLLLGLPGCWAAGSVGLLFFLLLGLGLLVVWPAAGGLLMLHRSAGCCGLLFGSGQPGCYVMFFFLLFPFSFFPFFFFFFFSFFSSSFQTLAAAVFRPVMRRCRRSSLLSLSSFSPFLFFLFFLLSLLFSFLLSFSSISTTPKVEGVAAALALGSSSPRWPAIQRWWCDGCGGGGCATVAMAFGCCCDSGGHHEPKEAAGVAGDADWVI, encoded by the exons ATGCTGCTGCTGGGGCTGCCTGGGTGCTGGGCTGCTGGGAGCGTGGGCCTGCTGTTTTTTCTTTTGCTGGGCTTGGGGCTGCTGGTGGTGTGGCCTGCTGCTGGTGGCCTGCTGATGCTGCACCGGTCTGCTGGCTGCTGTGGGTTGCTGTTCGGGTCGGGTCAACCCGGctgttatgttatgtttttttttcttctttttcctttttccttttttccttttttcttcttcttcttcttttctttcttttcttcttcttttcaaacCCTAGCCGCCGCTGTCTTTCGCCCGGTGATGCGACGATGCCGGCGCTCCTCCCTTCTTTCTCTGTCTTCtttctctccttttcttttttttctcttctttcttctttcccttcttttttctttccttctctcttTCTCTTCTATTTCGACAACCCCCAAAGTTGAAGGCGTCGCCGCCGCGCTCGCCCTCGGCTCTTCTTCGCCTCGGTGGCCTGCGATTCAAAG GTGGTGGTGCGACGGTTGCGGTGGCGGTGGTTGCGCGACGGTGGCGATGGCCTTTGGCTGCTGTT GTGACAGTGGAGGGCATCATGAACCTAAGGAGGCTGCCGGAGTAGCTGGAGATGCCGATTGGGTGATTTGA
- the LOC107945870 gene encoding uncharacterized protein isoform X3 — translation MLLLGLPGCWAAGSVGLLFFLLLGLGLLVVWPAAGGLLMLHRSAGCCGLLFGSGQPGCYVMFFFLLFPFSFFPFFFFFFFSFFSSSFQTLAAAVFRPVMRRCRRSSLLSLSSFSPFLFFLFFLLSLLFSFLLSFSSISTTPKVEGVAAALALGSSSPRWPAIQRWWCDGCGGGGCATVAMAFGCCDSGGHHEPKEAAGVAGDADWVI, via the exons ATGCTGCTGCTGGGGCTGCCTGGGTGCTGGGCTGCTGGGAGCGTGGGCCTGCTGTTTTTTCTTTTGCTGGGCTTGGGGCTGCTGGTGGTGTGGCCTGCTGCTGGTGGCCTGCTGATGCTGCACCGGTCTGCTGGCTGCTGTGGGTTGCTGTTCGGGTCGGGTCAACCCGGctgttatgttatgtttttttttcttctttttcctttttccttttttccttttttcttcttcttcttcttttctttcttttcttcttcttttcaaacCCTAGCCGCCGCTGTCTTTCGCCCGGTGATGCGACGATGCCGGCGCTCCTCCCTTCTTTCTCTGTCTTCtttctctccttttcttttttttctcttctttcttctttcccttcttttttctttccttctctcttTCTCTTCTATTTCGACAACCCCCAAAGTTGAAGGCGTCGCCGCCGCGCTCGCCCTCGGCTCTTCTTCGCCTCGGTGGCCTGCGATTCAAAG GTGGTGGTGCGACGGTTGCGGTGGCGGTGGTTGCGCGACGGTGGCGATGGCCTTTGGCTGCT GTGACAGTGGAGGGCATCATGAACCTAAGGAGGCTGCCGGAGTAGCTGGAGATGCCGATTGGGTGATTTGA
- the LOC107945870 gene encoding uncharacterized protein isoform X1: MLLLGLPGCWAAGSVGLLFFLLLGLGLLVVWPAAGGLLMLHRSAGCCGLLFGSGQPGCYVMFFFLLFPFSFFPFFFFFFFSFFSSSFQTLAAAVFRPVMRRCRRSSLLSLSSFSPFLFFLFFLLSLLFSFLLSFSSISTTPKVEGVAAALALGSSSPRWPAIQRWWCDGCGGGGCATVAMAFGCCCSDFLFFFASFFLFFFESPSPSHFSSFNLTDLFSFSLSSGDSGGHHEPKEAAGVAGDADWVI, encoded by the exons ATGCTGCTGCTGGGGCTGCCTGGGTGCTGGGCTGCTGGGAGCGTGGGCCTGCTGTTTTTTCTTTTGCTGGGCTTGGGGCTGCTGGTGGTGTGGCCTGCTGCTGGTGGCCTGCTGATGCTGCACCGGTCTGCTGGCTGCTGTGGGTTGCTGTTCGGGTCGGGTCAACCCGGctgttatgttatgtttttttttcttctttttcctttttccttttttccttttttcttcttcttcttcttttctttcttttcttcttcttttcaaacCCTAGCCGCCGCTGTCTTTCGCCCGGTGATGCGACGATGCCGGCGCTCCTCCCTTCTTTCTCTGTCTTCtttctctccttttcttttttttctcttctttcttctttcccttcttttttctttccttctctcttTCTCTTCTATTTCGACAACCCCCAAAGTTGAAGGCGTCGCCGCCGCGCTCGCCCTCGGCTCTTCTTCGCCTCGGTGGCCTGCGATTCAAAG GTGGTGGTGCGACGGTTGCGGTGGCGGTGGTTGCGCGACGGTGGCGATGGCCTTTGGCTGCTGTTGTtcggattttttatttttttttgcttctttttttttgttttttttcgaATCCCCCTCTCcctctcatttttcttcttttaatctcACCGatttgttttctttctctttgtCTTCAGGTGACAGTGGAGGGCATCATGAACCTAAGGAGGCTGCCGGAGTAGCTGGAGATGCCGATTGGGTGATTTGA